In Macaca nemestrina isolate mMacNem1 chromosome 10, mMacNem.hap1, whole genome shotgun sequence, the genomic window tgagactgcatctcagaaaaaaaaaaaaaaaaaaaactaaaggacatatgaattaatgttttcatttataaatttaacatgattgcaataaaaataagttgcctttttgttgtttttggtttttgttttctttgagacggagtctcactctgtcacccaggctggagtgcagtggctcgatctcggctcactgcaagctctgcctcccaggttcacgccattctcctgcctcagcctccgagtagctgggaccacgcccgccaccatgcctggctaattttttgtagttttagtagagacagcgtttcaccgtgttagccagaatggtctcgatctcctgaccttgtgatccgcctgcctcggcctcccaaagtgctgggattacaggcgtgagccaccaagcccagccagtAAGTTGCCTTAACTAGTCAGTGATTCTCAAGttcatacagaaaaataataaaaggtagCTTTGCTACTAGGAACGATTTATAAGTTAtaacgaggccgggcgcggtggctcaagcctgtaatcccagcactttgggaggccgaggcgggtggatcacgaggtcaggagatcgagactatcctggctaacatggtgaaaccccgtctctactgaaaatacaaaaaattagccgggcgtggtggcgggcgcctgtagtcccagctacttgggaggctgaggcgggagaatggcgtgaacccgggaggcggagcttgcagtgagccgagatcacgccactgcactccagcctgggagacacagcgagactccatctcaaaaaaaaaaaaaaaaaaaaaaaaaagttataacgAATGCTCcaccgggcatgatggctcatgcctgtaaacccagcactttgggaggctgaggtgggtggatcatctgaggtcaagagttcggtACCAGTCTCACCAACATGGTTAGCCCCATCTctcataaaaaatacaaaattatctgggaatggtggcacgtgcctgtaatcccagctactcaggaggctgaggcaggagaattgcttgaatatgggaggcagaggttgcagtgagccgagattgtgccactgcactccagcctgagcaacgagagcaaaactccatctcaaaaaaaaaagaaataaagaaaaaaaaagaaatataaccaATGCTCAAGTCTACCCCACGTTGTACTTGCTGGTAGACCATGTTAGATTTAGTTCTTCAGTGGGGTAACTTCTGATGACCAAACTTGGCAGTGTggtcctgcactccagcctgggcaacaaagtgagaccccatctcaaaaaaacaaaaaacaaaaaccacaaagaaatcaCTGGATAGCATCTTCTTGGGTTATTACATATCATGCAGATATCCTTTCCAATTCTCCCTgtgatattatgaaatatatttgttCTTAGTGACCATTTCCTGTCATATAGCTCCTAAAATCTTCGAAATCTCTGGAGTAATAACTTTTGTATGCTAATGCTGGCTGGGGGCTCCAAGATAGCCTCAGGATGTGGGCTGGTTGCCAGGAGAAACCACCAAGTGACTGGAGGGTTGAAAGTTTCACTCCCATTCCGGGACCTCGGGGGAAGGGACAGGGGCTGAAAGTTGAGTTGATAAACCAATGGCCAGTGATGTAATCAATCATGCCAACCTAATGAAGCTTccctaaaaacacaaaaggagTTCTGAGGGCTTCTGGATAGCTGCACACATGGAGGCTCCTTAAGGGTGGTTCACCCTGCTTGTCTTTTCTCCTGTACCTCGCCCTATGCacctcttccatctggctgttcatctgtatcctttgtaatatccttcaCAATAAGTAAGGTGTGTCCCTGAGTTCCGAGTCACTAGagcaaattaatcaaactcaAGCAAGGGGTCAAGGGAACCCTGATTTGTAGCTGGTCAGTCAAAAGCACAGGTAAGACACCCTGAAGCTTGTGATTGGCATTAGAAGTGCAGGCactcttgtgggactgagccttcAACCTGTAAGATCTGGAGTTATTTCCAGGTAGATAGCTGGAATTGAATTAGACACCCAGCTGATATGTAAGGGCAGAATTGCTTGCTTggaggccaggcaccgtggcttacacctgtaatcccagcactttgggaggccaaggagggcagatcatctgaagtcaggagtttgagaccagcctggccaatatggtgaaaccctgcctctattaaaaatacacaagttagccaggagtggtggcaggcacttgtactcccagctactcaggaggctgaggcaaaagaatcgcttgaacccaggaggtggaggttgcagtgagccaagatagtgccattgcactccagcctgggcaagaagagcgaaactgtctcagaaaacaaaacaaacaaaaaataattgcggccgggcacggtggctcaagcctgtaatcccagcactttgggaggccgagacgggcggatcactaggtcaggagatcgagaccatcctggcgaacacggtgaaaccccgtctctactaaaaaatacaaaaaactagccgggcgaggcggcgggcacctgtagtcctagctactcgggaggctgaggcaggagaatggcgtaaacccggggggcggagcttgcagtgagctgagatccggccactgcactctagcccgggcaacagagccagactccgtctcaaaaaaaaaaaaaaaaaaaaaaaaaattgcttgctTGGTGTGAGGACCCCTGCATATTTCCTATCAACAACATAGGAAGCTCTACTTCTGTTCTATCTCCTTCCGATTTTCCCATCTCTAATGGGAAGCTGATATTTGCAAATATCTGTGCCTATGTTTCCAATCTCACCCATATGTACAATGACGTTTCTTCCCAGTGGGAAGATATCACAAAATATTAGAATGCCAGATATTTACATTCTAGGAATGTAATGATAAAACTATTGATCGTCTAATTGTTAGCAAGAATAAGAAAAtcaagaacaatttttaaaaggtactCAAATGTCAACTTTATTGTTTCTATATAAACACCTTTTtgtactgaaaactgtaaaaataacAAAGTGTGCTGTGATTGCAATCCAAATTTTTGAAAGCCAGAAAATCTAGTTATTATGCTATAGCCAAACTACCTAATGCTTTCTTTATCCACAAGTAACTTTGCTTCAATTTCTTGATGTTGGGTTTCATCTCACTGACTTTGGGCTTCTAAGACACATGGGAATACTTCTGTCGTCTTTGGGTCAAATCAAACAGTAGAGCTAAAGTTATTCAAATACATTCAAATGACACAGATCCCTTACAAATTACTAGTATCATAGTAGGAAGAAAAagatacaagaagaaaaatacatccTAGAACTCATTaatattgttggtgtatagtcTATACTAGCATAGAGTAGCTTTCACAACCTGCTACATAAAATTACCAGCAAGAAGAAAAAGGTGCAAGAGTAAGTTTTATGGCTGAAGTGGCTTGGTGTCGTAATTCCCTATTCTAGCATTCTCAGAAGGATCCCATCCATTGGACACGCAGAAACTGCAGGGACATTTGAATGGTCTTGATTccttaaaaaatgatgaaatggaTTAATCAGAATATTGTACCTCAGAAAAATGTAATAAACCCTCAACTAGAATGTTGTTTATTTGGGTAAGCGTTGGAATGGGGAACTCACACAAAAAGGGCATAGAAGccaaaagcaaaacattttagGAGACAAAAAAGAGGGAGGGTGGAAATATGGGTATCACAGAATGGCAGCTTGCGGGTCATTTTGTAATGGTAACAAGTGCAGATGGTCAATAAAACATTCTGGTCTCCGTTCTCTGAATGCCTTAAATGTAACTCATTCTGCTGCTAGACACGCTGCTGAAGCATTTGTCCTCTCACTATACCGTGCTACCGCGAAGATATCTGTGACAGCACGTGAAAGTATAAACCTAACGCCAAGAGTGACCCCTAGTGTAAACTATGAACTCTGGATGATAATCCTGTCAGGGTAAATTCATCGGCTGCCAAGTGTGCAATTCTGGTGTGCGACGTTGACAGTAGAGGCGGCATGTGTGGGGGAAGGGCATATATCGGAACTCTACACTttgctcaattttgctatgaacgtaaaactgctctgaaaaataaagaatatatttaaagaatatattttttaaaactacaaacatGAATTGACTTATCCAGGGCTCCTGGGGATTCAGAAAGTCCAAGCAAATTCCCTATTCCGACAAAAGGAAACAAACCAGATAGATACCCATCCACATATatagccaaaaagaaaaagaaaaaaaattatacttaccCTAACTCCCTTAAGTCCAGTGTTTGTTAGTATTCTTTGATGCtacatgggaagaaaaaaatatgtttattgaaaCCTCTATCAAGAAAAAGATTACTAATATTACACATCAATATAAGGGAGAGAAACTAGGGAATttgttattgagacagggtctttctctgttgcccaggctggattgcagtggagtaatcatggctcactgcagcctcaacctcccagactcaagtgatccagctgtGTCAGCCCTCAGCCACCCGCCCCACAgcagctgggacttacaggcacgtaccagtacacccagctaattaattttttgtagagatggttgattttattaattttttatattgcctaggctggtctggaactcctgagctcaagtgatactcccatctcagccttccaaggtgccTGGATTACAGCCGTGAACTggggagtcttttttttttgagaccgagtttcgctcttgttgcccaggctggaggacaatggcacaatctcggctcactgcaacctctgccctccagggttcaagtgattctcctgtctcagcctcccgagtagctgagattacaggtgcccaccaccaggcccggctaactttttatatttttagtagagacagggtttcaccatgttggccaggctggtctgagctcctgccctcaggtgacccacctgcctcccaaagtgctgggatcacaggcctcagccactgcactgggcctagAGCTAGGGAGTCTTAATTAGGTCTTAATTTATgagtgtcggccgggcgcggtggctcaagcctgtaatcccagcactttgggaggccgagacgggcggatcacaaggtcaggagatcgagaccatcctggctgacacggtgaaaccccgtctctactttaaaaaatacaaaaaactagccgggcgaggtggcggcgcctgtagtcccagctactcgggaggctgaggcaggagaatggcgtgaacccgggaggcggagcttgcagtgagctgagatccagccactgcactccagcctgggcggcagagcaagactccgtctcaaaaaaaaaaaaaaaaaaaaaaaaaaaaatttatgagtGTCACTTCCTGGAATCGGGCAGCCCCCACCCACATCATATCAACATACCGTACGAACTCTGCCGAGTAACATGTATCTGAATCTTGCCATTCTTTCTCTCTGCACAGACAGCAATGTTCTTACTCCTCTCCTCCTGTAAATCAAGTCATCTCTGATTTCCCTGAGGACTGGTGCTCTTGCAGCAATTCCATCTATCACTCGATGGAGTGAATCTTCTGACAGAGGGGAAGGGGATTCGTTACTGGCGTTGATAGTCAAGTTACTAAGGTTCTTTATCAACATCTCGGAACAGATCTCAGAGGCCCCTGAAAGAGAAGGTTAAAAACCATTATATTAAGGGGATCTCCAACATTCACACTTCAACTAGGTCTGCCCTTAAGCAGGGGAACAGACAGCTGTGTGGGAAATTTCTCAGAGTGGAAGGTTACAGTAAACAATGCACAACCTCTAGTCTTTTCTCAAAAAGAAAGttagcctggtgcggtggctcacacctgtaatcccagcactttgggaggccgaagcgggcagatcacctgagaccagcctgaccaacatggagaaacctcatctctcctaaaaatacaaaattagccaggcgtggtggtgcatgcctgtaatcccagctactggggaggctgaggcaggagaatcgcttgaacccagaaggtggaggttgcagttgaCCCGATtgtgcgccattgcactccagcctcggcaacaagagcaaaactccctctcaataAAAAGGCAAGAAGACGTGGCCGGGcttagtggctcaagcctgtaatcccagcactttgggagaccgagacaggcgggtcatgaggtcaggagatcgagaccatcttggctaacccggtgaaaccccatctctactaaaaaatacaaaaaactggccgggcgaggtggcgggcgcctgtggtccctgctacttgggaggccgaggcaggagaatggcgtaaacccgggaggtggagcttgcagtgagcggagatccgggccactgcactccagcctgggcgacagagcgagacgccatctcaaaaaaaaaaaaaaaaaaaaaaaggcgggaagtcaaggcaggaagaAATCACTTGTACAGAGGCACATGGTAACAcggttgacccttgaacaacacaggtttaaACTGTGGGTCCCACTTACACGAGAATTTTTTCCAACCAATCACAAAATTCGAAATCCCCACACACATTGTTAACTTTTCTGAAGGTTTCTCAGGGCCCACTGTGGCACTTGATTACTCACAGATTTCGGGGATGCCCTGGAACCAATTCCCAGAGTATAACCGAGGGATGACTGCAATCCCTTGGTCTCTAGactgttattttttgaaacagggtctcactctgtcacccaggctggagtgcagtggcacgatcatggctcattgcagcctccaactcccaggctcaagcgatcctcccacctcagcgtccagagtagctgggactacaagcgtgtgccacacCCTGCCCTGAGCTACCTTTTACTGTTTACTTACACTTAAGAGATCCACTGAGTATCTCACAAGCATTACCTATTGTGCATTCTGTGGAATCTTGTGAAACAGACAAGAAAAACCCATACACTATTTTCTCCCAGAATCCTCATCCTTAAGCAAAACTGGGCAGTCGAGGCGGCTGTTACCCTATCCAGTTAGCCCTAATTTAGTTGCCCAGCTCCTTCACGGTATTAGATCTCCTCACTCAAACTCAATTATTTTGGGAAATCAACCACTCATTCTTCCTTTCTCATCCGAACTGCGATGCGTATCCCATACATACGCATATCTCATATAATAAGACGGTTATCGTTAACTGCCCCCTgtatatgtgttttgttttgttttttgccctCTATATGTGAAAGTATTAAACAATATCAAAGTTTGAGATCGATTCTCAAAGTCTAGGGACCTGTGCACATAGAAACGAGGATCCTTTGTGGAACTGTCAGTTACTAAGACGCAAGGAAAGGGAGAGACTGGGGATAcgttaattcatttttctttcccactCGGATATATGGACCAGCATTCTTTCTTCTGGACGCAGGGGACACAGCCAAGATCAGGCGCACAGGGCGTCAGCGCGCCAGCGGCCCAGTTCCCAGACCTCCTGGCATCGGGGAGTTTCTGCCGCCACCACCCTAGACACCCAGCCCCGCCGTCAGGGTCATAAATAAGACTTCAAACCACGTGGAAAGCTTCTGTGGCCAGGCCCGCGCTTGAGTCCTGCTGTAAGAAAGGAGTTCCTCCACCGGAAGACCTGGCCTATCAGGGACCAGAATTACCGGAGCAGTTTCTAGTTAAGCCGCCCTCCGGTGTAGGTCCtgctactaatttacattacgGAGCACGTttacagcctctgccttccattTCCCCGATAAAGCTGCTGGTCTGTTTATTAACATTCCTGAAGGGTACATTTAGCTGGAAAGCCAGTCTCAAAAATGTTGGCTTAGAGCCCGGCCtcggtggcgcacgcctgcagtcccagctgcgcAAGAGGATGGCCTGAACCCAGGTGTGGatagcagcctgggcaacatggagagccccactgtcaaaataaataaataaataaataataaaaataggccgcgggcggcggctcacgcctgtaatcccagcactttgggaggccgcggcgggcggatcacgacgtcaagagatcgaggccaatctggctaacacagtgaaaccccgtctctactaaaaatgcaaaaaattagccgggcgtggtggcggcgcctgtagtcccagctactcaggaggctgaggcaggagaatggcgtgaacccggaaggcggagcttgcagtgagccgagatcgcgccactgcactccagcctggggacagagcgagactccgtctcaaaaaaaaaaagaaaaattttaggttCAACTTAAGTTTAAGTTTctcatattctttcattttttttttcctatcttttaTTTGGTCTctgtatttgttcctttttaccGTTCCTGACATGTGTTGCTGCGGGGGTAGATGCTGATGCAACCACGCTATGAGCCGCGTTTTGTGATTCCAATTATTTCTCCCCAGAAACTGGTCTTAGAAATCTGAAGTACTCCTAAGCATAGTGAATAACATAATACAATtctcaccaccaccaacaccgcttttaaaataaagtctttgACCTCTGTGTTTTCTCACTGGAGGAAGCTGGACTCCCTCTGGTTTGAGGTTTACTTAAATACATTCCTCTTCCAAAGACTGaagtcaacatttaaaaaaaaaaaaaaaaaaaaagacggcaGCCTTTTGACTTCCCAACCCCGCTATAGTCTTACAGTCAAGAAGGGCATTATCTGACTTACCTGAATCGTCCCGAGAATTTTCTTGGGTCAGCATTTGTGAAGACTCTGGGATGGAGGTTGGACTAAACTGCTGTGATGGGTCCATCTGCGTCTTGAACACTAAGCTTCTCCTGGA contains:
- the LOC105484256 gene encoding developmental pluripotency-associated protein 3, whose protein sequence is MDPSQQFSPTSIPESSQMLTQENSRDDSGASEICSEMLIKNLSNLTINASNESPSPLSEDSLHRVIDGIAARAPVLREIRDDLIYRRRGVRTLLSVQRERMARFRYMLLGRVRTHQRILTNTGLKGVRESRPFKCPCSFCVSNGWDPSENARIGNYDTKPLQP